From Mustela erminea isolate mMusErm1 chromosome 1, mMusErm1.Pri, whole genome shotgun sequence, a single genomic window includes:
- the PTX3 gene encoding pentraxin-related protein PTX3, whose product MIVQRPRFPRPPTRPPPLQIQGNSRYRGATGITHSSPFRLPPAFIKGSGLLPFTLTLLCSSNTAHLRASRLVPSGQLWEVAEERTLCLFPAMHLPVILFCALWFAALAETSDDYELMYVNLDNEIDNGLHPTEDPTPCDCRREHTEWDKLFIMLEDSQMREGMLLQATDDVLRGELQRLRAELGRLAGSLGRPCAPPAPAEARLDRALDELLQASRDASRRLARLESAGTPRPEEAGRALGAVLEELRRTRADLHAVQGWAAGRWLPAGCETAILFPMRSKKIFGSVHPVTPMKLESFSACIWVKATDVLNKTILFSYGTKRNPYEIQLYLSYQSIVFVVGGEENTLIANTVISLGKWTHLCSTWNSEKGRTSLWVNGELMATTVKMATGHIVPEGGILQIGQEKNGCCVGGGFDETLAFSGRLTGFNIWNRVLSNEEIRETSGAESCHIRGNVVGWGVTEIQPHGGAQYVL is encoded by the exons ATGATTGTGCAACGTCCACGTTTTCCTCGCCCTCCCaccaggccccctcccctccaaattcAGGGGAACTCCCGTTACCGCGGTGCCACCGGCATTACTCATTCATCTCCATTCAGGCTTCCCCCAGCATTTATTAAGGGCTCTGGGCTCCTGCCTTTCACTCTCACTCTCCTCTGCTCCAGCAACACCGCTCACTTGAGAGCTTCTCGCCTCGTCCCCTCGGGCCAGCTGTGGGAAGTGGCCGAAGAACGAACTTTGTGTCTCTTTCCAGCAATGCATCTCCCTGTGATTCTGTTCTGCGCTCTCTGGTTTGCGGCGTTGGCGGAGACCTCGGATGATTATGAACTCATGTATGTGAATTTGGACAACGAAATAGACAATGGACTCCATCCCACTGAGGACC CCACGCCGTGTGACTGCCGTCGGGAGCACACCGAGTGGGACAAGCTCTTCATCATGCTGGAGGACTCGCAGATGAGAGAGGGCATGCTGCTGCAGGCCACCGACGACGTCCTCCGCGGCGAGCTGCAGAGGCTGCGGGCGGAGCTGGGCCGCCTGGCCGGCAGCCTGGGGAGACCGTGCGCGCCGCCGGCCCCCGCGGAGGCCCGGCTGGACCGCGCGCTGGACGAGCTGCTGCAGGCGAGCCGCGACGCGAGCCGCCGGCTGGCGCGCTTGGAGAGCGCGGGGACGCCGCGCCCGGAGGAGGCGGGGCGCGCCCTGGGCGCCGTGCTCGAGGAGCTGCGGCGGACGCGAGCCGACCTCCATGCTGTGCAGGGCTGGGCAGCCGGGCGCTGGCTGCCAGCAG GTTGTGAAACAGCAATTTTATTCCCAATGCGTTCCAAGAAGATTTTTGGAAGCGTGCATCCAGTGACACCGATGAAGCTTGAGTCCTTTAGTGCCTGCATTTGGGTCAAAGCCACAGATGTATTAAACAAAACCATCCTGTTTTCCTATGGCACAAAGAGAAACCCATATGAGATCCAGCTGTACCTCAGCTATCAGTCCATAGTGTTTGTGGTGGGTGGAGAGGAGAACACACTGATTGCTAATACTGTGATTTCCCTGGGAAAGTGGACCCATCTGTGCAGCACCTGGAATTCTGAGAAAGGGCGCACATCCTTGTGGGTAAACGGTGAGCTGATGGCTACCACAGTCAAGATGGCCACAGGTCACATTGTGCCTGAGGGAGGAATCCTGCAAATTGGCCAAGAAAAGAACGGCTGCTGTGTGGGTGGTGGCTTTGATGAAACACTGGCCTTTTCTGGAAGACTCACAGGCTTCAATATCTGGAACCGTGTTCTCAGCAATGAAGAGATAAGAgagaccagtggagcagagtcTTGTCACATCCGGGGAAATGTTGTTGGGTGGGGAGTCACAGAGATTCAGCCACATGGAGGTGCTCAGTATGTCTTGTAA